One genomic region from Panthera tigris isolate Pti1 chromosome D1, P.tigris_Pti1_mat1.1, whole genome shotgun sequence encodes:
- the GLYATL2 gene encoding glycine N-acyltransferase-like protein 2 translates to MFVSLGHLPGRRRLRCYTMFVLHESQKLQVLYESLEKSIPESLKVYGAVFNIKNKNPFNMEVLVDAWPDYQIVITRPQREEMKDDLDHYTNTYQIFTKAPDKLEEVLARPQVINWDQVFQIQGCQDSLKEAIRKISASKSVRVDYVKTILIMTEMPVEPNDDHVDVMESLKTPKVDDDTEKGSFQNISLDPSHAGLVNEQWTFGKNDRSLKYIERCLQNFPGFGVLGPEGRLISWIVMEQSCEMRMGYTVPEYRKHGYMKKTSVHLMNYVIQKKVPCYFHVSEHKEEYNQALRDLKFKAASCGWHQWKCSPEKYC, encoded by the exons atgtttgtttcctTAGGTCATCTTCCTGGGAGAAGGAGGCTCAGGTGCTATACAATGTTTGTGCTTCATGAGTCCCAGAAGCTGCAGGTTCTGTATGAATCCCTGGAAAAGAGCATCCCTGAGTCCTTGAAG GTATATGGTGCcgttttcaacattaaaaataaaaatccattcaaCATGGAGGTGCTGGTGGATGCCTGGCCAGATTATCAGATAGTCATTACTCGGCCTCAGAGAGAG GAGATGAAGGATGACTTGGATCATTATACCAACACTTACCAAATCTTCACCAAAGCTCCTGACAAGTTAGAGGAAGTCCTGGCACGGCCCCAGGTTATCAATTGGGACCAAGTCTTCCAGATCCAAG gtTGCCAAGACAGCTTGAAAGAGGCAATAAGAAAAATTTCGGCTTCAAAATCAGTGCGGGTGGATTATGTGAAGACCATACTCATTATGACAGAAATGCCGGTAGAACCCAATGATGACCACGTGGATGTGATGGAGTCACTTAAAACGCCCAAAGTGGATGACGATACTGA gaAAGGAAGCTTTCAGAACATTTCCTTGGATCCCTCCCATGCAGGGCTTGTGAATGAACAGTGGACATTTGGGAAAAATGATAGGAGCTTGAAATATATTGAACGCTGCCTCCAGAATTTTCCAGGATTCGGTGTGCTGGGTCCAGAGGGGCGCCTTATCTCTTGGATTGTGATGGAACAGTCCTGTGAGATGAGAATGGGCTACACTGTCCCCGAATACCGAAAGCACGGCTATATGAAGAAAACCAGTGTTCACCTTATGAATTATGTTATTCAGAAAAAAGTGCCATGTTATTTTCATGTGTCAGAACATAAAGAGGAATACAATCAGGCACTGAGGGATCTGAAGTTTAAGGCTGCTTCTTGTGGTTGGCATCAGTGGAAATGCAGTCCTGAGAAATATTGTTGA